The Labrys wisconsinensis nucleotide sequence TTCGGCTACACCTTGCTGACGGTGATCATGCTGTCGAACCTGATGGCGATCCTGCTGCAGGCGCTGTCGGCGCGCCTGGGCATCGCCACCGGCCGCGACCTGGCGCAGGCCTGCCGCGACCACTATTCCAGGCCGGTCAACATCGCGCTGTGGATCGCCTGCGAGCTGGCGATCATCGCCTGCGACCTCGCCGAGGTCATCGGCACGGCGATCGCCCTGCAGCTCCTGTTCGGCATCCCGCTCATCGCCGGCGCCCTGATCACGGCCCTGGACGCCTTCCTGCTCCTGCTCCTGATGAACAAGGGCTTCCGCTTCATCGAGGCCTTCGTCATCGCCCTCCTGGTGGTGATCGCCACCTGCTTCGCCATCCAGATCGTCGCGGCGGCGCCGCCCGTGGCCGCGATCCTGAAGGGCTTCGTGCCTTCGCCGGAGATCGTCACCAACCCGGCGATGCTCTATGTCGCCATCGGCATCATCGGCGCGACGGTGATGCCGCACAATCTCTACCTCCACTCCTCGATCGTGCAGACCCGCGCCTATGAGCGGACGGAGGAGGGGCGCCGGGACGCGATCAAATGGTCGACCGCCGACAGCACCATCGCGCTGATGCTGGCCCTGTTCGTCAACGCGGCGATCCTGATCGTCGCCGCCGCCGCCTTCCACGAGACCGGCCATGCCGACGTGGCCGAGATCGACCAGGCCTACGAGCTCCTGTCGCCGCTGCTCGGTCTCGGCATCGCCTCGACCCTGTTCGCCGTGGCGCTGCTCGCCTCGGGCCTCAACTCGACGGTGACCGCGACGCTCGCCGGCCAGATCGTCATGGAAGGCTTCCTGCGCCTGCGCCTGCCCAACTGGGCCCGCCGCCTCATCACCCGCGGCATCGCCATCGTCCCGGTCGTGGTCGTCACCGCCCTGTACGGCGAGAAGGGCACGGCGCAGCTCCTGGTGCTCAGCCAGGTCATCCTTTCCATGCAGCTGCCCTTCGCCGTGATCCCGCTGGTGCGCTTCGTCACCGACCGGCGCAAGATGGGCGTCTTCACCATTCCCCGCTGGGCCGCCGTCCTGTCCTGGACCGTGGCCGGCATCATCCTGGTGCTGAACTTCAAGCTGTTGTTCGACACCGTGCTCGGGTGAGGCCCAGATCGGCTAGGCCGGCCTCGACGTGGCCAGCCGCGGTCTCCTCCTCTCGGATGAGGAGGTGGAGGTCGCCGAACGCCGCGCCGAGACGCTTCGGCGGCTGAACGGGCGGCCCGCGTGAAGCTGGCGCGGACGCCGAAGGCGGCTCGATTCCGCTGATCGCCGGCTTATCGCTCTACCGGCGCGGTCTTGGCCGGTGCGAAACTGATGCGCAGGCGGTTGCCTGTCGCCTTGGCGAACCTTTGCAGCGTGCGCGTCGATGGCATGGTGCGGCCGCTTTCCAAGCGGGCAACGACCGCCTGTGTCGTGCCCATCGCCTTCGCCACGTCCGCCTGGGTCATCGCGGCGGCAGTTCGAGCCTTGATCAGAGCCTCGGCGAGCGCGAATTCCTCATCCAAGGCGTCATAAGCCGCGCGGAATTCCGGATCCTTGAACCAGTCCCGAGCTGCTTCTTCGACCGGTATATAGTGGCGGATCATCGAACCTCCTTCGCCCTTTGCAGGGCCAACTCGATTTCGCGGCGCGGGGTCTTCTGGGTCTTTTTCGCGAAGACCCGGACAATCACGACACGCTGGCCTGTGGCGGTGACATAGGCCGCACGGGCGATACCGTCCTTGCCCTTCAGTCGCATTTCCCAGAGAACACCCTGGAGGTGTTTCACATAAGGTTCGTGCACCTCGTGCAATCCGCCGGCCTCGATAAGCCGCGAAATGCGCAGGAAGCTTGCCACGATGTCGCGCGGGAGCGCCTCAAGCTCCGCCCGCACATCGGCATTCAGAAAACTGACGGTCCAAGGTATTCCGAGAAATATATCTTTTTTGCAATAACGGGCAAGCGGCCTTCCTTTTCTTTTCGTCGGCAGCTGCATCGATGCCGTCGTGAAGGCAGGCCCTCGCGACGGCTGCATCGGAAAGGGGATTGGGCGATCGTGCGCCTGCAACGGGGCCGATGCAGGTTGGGGTGGGGTGATGTCAGACGACCTCGCCGTCCCTCAGCCCTTGCCCTTGTCCGCCAGCGCCGCCTGCGCCGCCGCCAGGCGGGCGATCGGCACGCGGAAGGGGGAGCAGGAGACGTAGTCGAGCCCGGCGCTCTCGCAGAAGGCGATCGAGGCGGGATCGCCGCCATGCTCGCCGCAGATGCCGAGCTTGAGCCCAGCGCGCGCCGCCCGGCCGCGCTCGGCCGCGAGCTTCACCAGCTCGCCCACGCCCTCCTGGTCGATCGACACGAAGGGGTCGACGGCAAAGATGCCCTTCTGCACATAGGTGCCGAGGAAGGCGGCGGCATCGTCGCGGCTGATGCCGATCGTGGTCTGGGTGAGGTCGTTGGTGCCGAAGGAGAAGAACTCCGCCGTCGCGGCGATCTCGCCGGCGCGCAGTGCCGCGCGCGGCAGCTCGATCATCGTGCCGACCTGGTAGGAGAGGGCGACGCCGCTCTCCCGGGTCACCGCCTCGGCCATGGCGACGATGCGCGCCTTGACCAGGTCGAGCTCGGCCTTGGTGGCGACCAGCGGCACCATCACCTCCGGCGTCACCGGCTTGCCGGTGGAGCGGGCGGCCTCGACCGCCGCCTCGAAGATGGCGCGGGCCTGCATCTCGGCGATCT carries:
- a CDS encoding Nramp family divalent metal transporter, whose translation is MSEAESVLRHRAWKASAAEDDARPSLPEVHASVSVPRGGSWIRRLLAFTGPGYMISVGYMDPGNWATDLAGGAQFGYTLLTVIMLSNLMAILLQALSARLGIATGRDLAQACRDHYSRPVNIALWIACELAIIACDLAEVIGTAIALQLLFGIPLIAGALITALDAFLLLLLMNKGFRFIEAFVIALLVVIATCFAIQIVAAAPPVAAILKGFVPSPEIVTNPAMLYVAIGIIGATVMPHNLYLHSSIVQTRAYERTEEGRRDAIKWSTADSTIALMLALFVNAAILIVAAAAFHETGHADVAEIDQAYELLSPLLGLGIASTLFAVALLASGLNSTVTATLAGQIVMEGFLRLRLPNWARRLITRGIAIVPVVVVTALYGEKGTAQLLVLSQVILSMQLPFAVIPLVRFVTDRRKMGVFTIPRWAAVLSWTVAGIILVLNFKLLFDTVLG
- a CDS encoding type II toxin-antitoxin system RelE/ParE family toxin, which produces MQLPTKRKGRPLARYCKKDIFLGIPWTVSFLNADVRAELEALPRDIVASFLRISRLIEAGGLHEVHEPYVKHLQGVLWEMRLKGKDGIARAAYVTATGQRVVIVRVFAKKTQKTPRREIELALQRAKEVR
- a CDS encoding helix-turn-helix domain-containing protein, which produces MIRHYIPVEEAARDWFKDPEFRAAYDALDEEFALAEALIKARTAAAMTQADVAKAMGTTQAVVARLESGRTMPSTRTLQRFAKATGNRLRISFAPAKTAPVER